The following are encoded together in the Glycine max cultivar Williams 82 chromosome 8, Glycine_max_v4.0, whole genome shotgun sequence genome:
- the LOC100804772 gene encoding phenylacetaldehyde reductase isoform X2: protein MCGVPDDPKKINHLVSLDGAKERLHLYKANLLEEGSFDSVFQGCHAVFHTASPFYHDVKDPQAELLDPALKGTLNVLKSCVNLPTLERVVLTSSVAAVAYNGKPRTPDVVVDETWFSDPDFCRESQNKILEGRKSIPG, encoded by the exons ATGTGTGGTGTGCCAGATGATCCGAAAAAGATAAACCACTTGGTTAGCCTCGATGGTGCTAAGGAGAGGCTGCACCTCTACAAGGCGAATCTTCTCGAAGAAGGTTCCTTTGACTCTGTCTTTCAAGGTTGCCATGCTGTGTTTCACACTGCTTCTCCCTTTTATCACGATGTCAAGGACCCCCAG GCTGAATTGTTAGACCCAGCTTTGAAGGGGACTCTCAATGTTCTGAAGTCGTGTGTGAACTTGCCAACGCTGGAACGTGTCGTTTTAACCTCTTCTGTTGCTGCAGTTGCGTACAACGGAAAGCCTCGTACTCCCGATGTAGTGGTTGATGAGACATGGTTTTCTGACCCGGATTTCTGTAGGGAATCACAG AATAAAATTTTGGAAGGGAGAAAAAGCATACCAGGTTAG
- the LOC100804772 gene encoding phenylacetaldehyde reductase isoform X1, translated as MCGVPDDPKKINHLVSLDGAKERLHLYKANLLEEGSFDSVFQGCHAVFHTASPFYHDVKDPQAELLDPALKGTLNVLKSCVNLPTLERVVLTSSVAAVAYNGKPRTPDVVVDETWFSDPDFCRESQMWYTLSKTLAEDAYSIVNTIILSSIVRSFLFVNIKKCKATGFL; from the exons ATGTGTGGTGTGCCAGATGATCCGAAAAAGATAAACCACTTGGTTAGCCTCGATGGTGCTAAGGAGAGGCTGCACCTCTACAAGGCGAATCTTCTCGAAGAAGGTTCCTTTGACTCTGTCTTTCAAGGTTGCCATGCTGTGTTTCACACTGCTTCTCCCTTTTATCACGATGTCAAGGACCCCCAG GCTGAATTGTTAGACCCAGCTTTGAAGGGGACTCTCAATGTTCTGAAGTCGTGTGTGAACTTGCCAACGCTGGAACGTGTCGTTTTAACCTCTTCTGTTGCTGCAGTTGCGTACAACGGAAAGCCTCGTACTCCCGATGTAGTGGTTGATGAGACATGGTTTTCTGACCCGGATTTCTGTAGGGAATCACAG ATGTGGTATACACTTTCAAAGACTTTGGCCGAAGATGCCTACTCTATTgtaaatacaataattttatcGTCCATTGTTAGGTCTTTTCTCTTTGTAAACATAAAAAAGTGCAAGGCAACAGGTTTCCTTTAG
- the LOC100804772 gene encoding phenylacetaldehyde reductase isoform X3 translates to MCGVPDDPKKINHLVSLDGAKERLHLYKANLLEEGSFDSVFQGCHAVFHTASPFYHDVKDPQAELLDPALKGTLNVLKSCVNLPTLERVVLTSSVAAVAYNGKPRTPDVVVDETWFSDPDFCRESQDSVI, encoded by the exons ATGTGTGGTGTGCCAGATGATCCGAAAAAGATAAACCACTTGGTTAGCCTCGATGGTGCTAAGGAGAGGCTGCACCTCTACAAGGCGAATCTTCTCGAAGAAGGTTCCTTTGACTCTGTCTTTCAAGGTTGCCATGCTGTGTTTCACACTGCTTCTCCCTTTTATCACGATGTCAAGGACCCCCAG GCTGAATTGTTAGACCCAGCTTTGAAGGGGACTCTCAATGTTCTGAAGTCGTGTGTGAACTTGCCAACGCTGGAACGTGTCGTTTTAACCTCTTCTGTTGCTGCAGTTGCGTACAACGGAAAGCCTCGTACTCCCGATGTAGTGGTTGATGAGACATGGTTTTCTGACCCGGATTTCTGTAGGGAATCACAG GATTCTGTAATCTAG